In Oryza glaberrima chromosome 8, OglaRS2, whole genome shotgun sequence, the following are encoded in one genomic region:
- the LOC127781136 gene encoding NDR1/HIN1-like protein 1 — protein MSIKHCEQHKDCERQRLYRRCCAAIFGILLLLLLIVLIVWLILRPTKPRFYLNDLTVVCLNVTTGGSYAGATASSGYFSFLTVTMQTTLAARNGNERVGIYYDRADVYAEYKGLRITVPTSLPPVYQGHPDLTVWSPFLSGNNVQLPPYLAVSITQDETAGYLLVTIRVDGWIRYKAGAFITGHYHLRVRCPALLIVNDGRGSYGSNSGGGNGYFRFQRAAACVVDV, from the coding sequence ATGTCGATCAAGCACTGCGAGCAACACAAGGATTGCGAGCGGCAGCGCCTGTACCGGCGTTGCTGCGCGGCCATCTTCGgcatccttcttctcctcctcctcatcgtcctcATCGTCTGGCTCATCCTCCGCCCCACCAAGCCTCGCTTCTACCTCAACGACCTCACCGTCGTCTGCCTCAACGTCACCACCGGTGGTTCCtacgccggcgccaccgcctcctccggctaCTTCTCCTTCCTCACCGTCACCATGCAGACCACCCTCGCCGCCCGCAACGGCAACGAGCGCGTGGGCATCTACTACGACCGCGCCGACGTGTACGCCGAGTACAAGGGCCTCCGCATCACCGTGCCGacgtcgctgccgccggtgtACCAGGGCCACCCGGACCTCACCGTCTGGTCCCCTTTCCTCTCCGGCAACAACGTCCAGCTCCCGCCCTACCTCGCCGTCTCCATCACCCAGGACGAGACCGCCGGCTACCTGCTCGTCACCATCCGCGTCGACGGCTGGATCCGCTACAAGGCCGGCGCCTTCATCACCGGACACTACCACCTCCGCGTCAGGTGCCCCGCCCTGCTCATCGTCAACGACGGCCGGGGAAGCTACGGCTccaactccggcggcggcaacggctaCTTCAGGTTCCAGCGAGCCGCCGCCTGCGTCGTCGACGtctga
- the LOC127782748 gene encoding transcription repressor OFP13-like, producing the protein MVNRKKKKTKLGITSLLFSSSSSGRDTSTTTSGLPYSYSSCSNMSSSSSSAAAAWQWPSCKQPRTLSFRQQQQTMMKTMNSAYLSAGCSFASRDSHSSTCSCCRSRMASDASASADAVTRALRSDRLFFDPDASPAAAADLKLNKAKAKKTKKKVEAFGGATAMTIESSNPYRDFRESMEAMVTSGGSGGGVDDWRWLEEMLGWYLRANVKSTHGLIVGAFLDLLVSAAASPAASSSSSSPAAKGKYSSCCSACSSSSIKLEEEHQLRHY; encoded by the coding sequence ATGGTGaataggaagaagaagaagaccaaGCTTGGTAtcacctctcttctcttcagcagcagcagcagcggcagggaCACATCCACTACTACTAGTGGCTTGCCGTATTCGTATTCGTCGTGCTCCAatatgtcgtcgtcgtcgtcgtcggcggcggcggcgtggcaatGGCCATCCTGCAAGCAGCCGAGGACACTCTCCttcaggcagcagcagcagacgaTGATGAAGACCATGAACTCCGCTTACTTATCCGCGGGCTGCTCCTTCGCCTCTCGAGACAGCCACAGCTCCacctgcagctgctgcaggaGCAGGATGGCGTCCGACGCCTCGgcctccgccgacgccgtcaCCCGCGCGCTGCGCTCCGACCGCCTTTTCTTTGACCCTGACgcgtccccggccgccgccgccgacctcaagCTCAACAAGGCCAAGGccaagaagacgaagaagaaggtGGAGGCGTTCGGcggggcgacggcgatgaccaTCGAGTCGTCGAACCCGTACCGCGACTTCCGGGAGTCGATGGAGGCGATGGTGactagcggcggcagcggcggcggcgttgatgACTGGCGGTGGCTGGAGGAAATGCTGGGGTGGTACCTCCGGGCCAACGTCAAGAGCACACACGGCCTCATCGTTGGCGCCTTCCTCGATTTGCTCGTCTCTGCTGCCGCCTCGccagctgcttcttcttcttcctcctctccggcggcCAAAGGCAAATATTCCTCTTGCTGCAGCGCCTGTTCCTCTTCCTCCATCAAGCTGGAAGAAGAACATCAGCTACGACATTACTAA
- the LOC127781979 gene encoding NDR1/HIN1-like protein 10: MGCVLVVAMVVYLMFRPNLLHATAAGAELSTFSLALKEWTLSYNLSVGVDLTRHNARLALRYHSIAADAYYHDQRFAHALLPDFSQPASTNTTRITPSFQGRHQLLGGLAAAAFRREDTEGIYSIHVTMAANTEIKLTPSAIIRLPGPNIKLDCPLRLRLHPSPSNATTTTNNHNPHHFHPTTCHISY, translated from the coding sequence ATGGGGTGCGTGCTTgtggtggcgatggtggtgtaCCTCATGTTCCGGCCAAACCTCCtgcacgcgacggcggcgggggcggagctGTCCACCTTCTCGCTGGCGCTCAAGGAGTGGACGCTGAGCTACAACCTGTCGGTGGGGGTGGACCTGACGAGGCACAACGCCCGCCTCGCCCTCCGCTACcactccatcgccgccgacgcctaCTACCACGACCAGCGCTTCGCCCACGCCCTCCTCCCTGACTTCTCCCAGCCCGCCTCCACCAACACCACCCGCATCACCCCCTCCTTCCAAGGCCGCCACCAGCTCTtgggcggcctcgccgccgccgccttccgccgcgaGGACACCGAGGGCATCTACTCCATCCACGTCACCATGGCCGCCAACACCGAGATCAAGCTCACGCCGTCCGCCATTATCAGGCTGCCCGGCCCCAACATCAAGCTCGACTGCCCCCTCAGGCTCCGCCTCCACCCTTCTCCTTccaacgccaccaccaccactaatAATCATAATCCCCACCACTTCCACCCCACCACCTGCCACATCTCCTACTGA
- the LOC127782894 gene encoding uncharacterized protein At4g14100-like, protein MAPTLPSWWLLFLLLLGVGATAAARGSKKLTPPVSTAYEWPERFHAVVVSINLTSHDRGGGRLQLIELYYDWPHGRDLNIVRDQLSGDPPLYNVEWVNGTSYLFDTAASSCRTFQFPVGLLPPDWIATANYLGRDTVDGFECHVWSNFLFSRYYADVATGHPVRWIFNGNTRHVLEFEAGVVLQDSSKWQAPPYCFASSTPPPI, encoded by the coding sequence ATGGCGCCAACGCTGCCGTCGTGGTGGTTGCTCTTCCTCCTGCTCCTCGGAGTtggcgccaccgcggcggccagAGGCAGCAAGAAGCTGACTCCCCCGGTGTCGACGGCGTACGAGTGGCCGGAGCGGTTCCACGCGGTGGTGGTGTCGATCAACCTGACCAGCCacgaccgcggcggcgggcggctgcaGCTAATCGAGCTCTACTACGACTGGCCGCATGGCCGCGACCTTAACATCGTCAGGGACCAGCTCTCCGGCGATCCACCGCTGTACAACGTGGAGTGGGTGAATGGCACCTCCTACCTCTTCgacaccgccgcctccagctgCCGCACCTTCCAATTCCCCGTCGGCCTCCTGCCGCCGGACTGGATTGCCACCGCCAACTACCTCGGGCGAGACACCGTGGACGGGTTCGAGTGCCATGTGTGGAGCAACTTCCTCTTCTCCCGCTACtacgccgacgtcgccaccggACACCCCGTCCGCTGGATATTCAACGGCAATACGCGCCATGTGCTCGAGTTTGAAGCCGGTGTAGTCCTCCAGGACTCTTCCAAGTGGCAGGCGCCGCCGTACTGTTTCGCTtcctcaacgccgccgccgataTGA